TTTATATCGCCATCGTTGCGATCATAACGGCCGTCTTGGTTTCTAGTTGTGGTATTATTGGCTTTGTGGGCTTGATTACCCCCCATATTGCTAGAAGTTTAGTCGGGACTAATTATCGTAAGCTTTTTCCAGTAGCAACTCTCCTAGGTTCCTTGTTTGTGGTTTGGGCAGATGTCTTGGCTAGAATCCTCGTTAAAAATGCGGAGTTACCTATCGGTATCTTTACAGCCTTGGTTGGCGCACCTTTCTTTATTTATATTGTGACTAAAAATCGTAGGAAGGTGGTTTAGACTTATGGATGTAAAGTGTAAGGATATTCATTATTCGATTGGAGAGAAAAAAAATCCTAAATGGAGTCTCCCTAAAGGTCGAAGGTGGACAATTCCAGACCATACTAGGACCAAATGGGAGTGGGAAATCAACCTTGCTAAAAACCATTTATCGCCAGTTGAAACCAGATAGCGGTCAGATTTTACTTGATGGTAAAAGCCTAGATCAGGTAAGCCTAAAGGAAACTGCAAAAGAAATGGCTGTTGTGACACAGTTTAACACCCTTCAATTTGATTGCACGGTGGAAGAAATTGTCATGCTTGGCCGAACGCCCCATCTTTCCTTTCTACAAAAAGAATCGGAGCGGGACCACTTGCTCGTCCAGGATGCCCTAGACAAGGTTGGCATGTCTGAAAAGAAGACACGCTATTATTCGTCCTTATCAGGTGGCGAAAAACAAAGAGTTATCCTAGCGCGTGCTTTGGCTCAGGAACCCAAACTTCTTTTATTGGATGAGCCTACCAACCATTTGGATATTAAGTATCAGTTGGAGATGTTGGCCTTGGTTAAGGAACTCGGCATTAATGTTCTCGCAGTTCTCCACGATATTCAATTGGCCTGTCGTTTTTCAGATTATATTTACTTAATGAAAGGGGGTGAGATTGTTGCCCAAGGTGTCCCAAGGGATGCCGTAACCCCACAATCCTTGCAGGCGGTTTATGATGTTCAGAGTCGTATTACTTGGACGGATGACCAGCAGGCAATGATTCAGTATTTATAAGCCTAGGAAAGGAAGGCCTTATGAACAAGAAAACTTTTGGTATCGCATTAATCGCTGCAGCAGTCCTCACATTGACAGCATGCAGTTCTACATATAAAAACAGCACATCATCGTCATCAGCAGCAAAAGAAACGGTGAAAAAGACTAACTCAGAAACCCAGTATCCTTTGACCGTCAAAACTTATGACGATCAAGGAACTGAGCTAGATCAAGTCTTCAAAAAGGCACCAGAAAAGGTTATCACAAACAACCTTTCATCAACGGAAATCTTGATTGAGCTTGGTTTAAAAGACAAGATTGTCGGTATGCTTAACCCTGACAATGAAGTAACCGATAAATATAAGGAAGACATTGCCTCAATCCCACATATCGGTGATAAGAAGACCATCTCTCAAGAAGCCATCTTGGCTTACGGACCTGATGCCCTTATTGGTCGTAACATGATGTTCTCAGACAAATCAATGGGAACCATCAGCACGTGGAACAGCAACGACATTCCCGTCTATACGCAAAAAGCTTCTGTTTCAACAACCAAACAAGATTTGAATAATATCATCGAAGATGTTAAAAATATTGGTGACATTTTCAACGTTCAAGACAAGGCAGACAAGTATGCAGGACAACTCCAAAAGCGTATCGACGCCGTTAAAAAGAAAAACAAGTCTTCTGACAAAGACTTGAAGAAGGCTCTGATCATGTGTGCCTACAACGATGAGACCTTTGGAACTTACAAATCTGCCCTTCAAGAAAGTATGCTTAATCAGCTTGGCTATACCAATGTTGCGACAGGAACATCAGATTTGACTCTGGAAAATCTCGTGTCTATGGAACCAGAATTGATTATCTATGTAACTAGTGACCGTAATAAGGCCATGGACAAGGATGCTACAGACAAGATGGAAAAGAACGCTGTTCTTGAAAATGTACCAGCCGTTAAAAACAAGAAAATCATGACTATTTCTTATGATGAGCTTATGGATTACGGTCCATCTGTGATTGATTCTCTTGAGAAGGTTAATGACTTTGTTAATAAATAAAGACTTTGTCTGCCATGGCATTCGAGTGACGATTGCCCTTCCTGAGTCTTATGATGCTACTAAGACTTATCCAGCTGTTTTTCTGAACGATGGACAACTGGATTATCTGGGAAAACTAGCGGATTCTGTTATCCTGATAGGCCTTGAGCCCAAGAATCGCTTGGATGATTTTACACCTTGGTATGCTCAGGCTTTGAGACCTGGAAGTCCTGATTTTGGTGGCAAGCTAGCCAGCTATCATGACCATCTATTTGGCTATATTTTCAAAAGCATCGCACAGGAGTTTCGACTGGATGAAAGTCGTATGGCTTACGGCGGCTACTCGCTGGGTGGTTTGGCTGCTATTTCCAGTCTTTATAGCAGTGATAAGATGCCTTTTATCTTTTCCATTTGTGGATCCTTTTGGTATTCAGATTTTGTAGATTACTGCCAATCCCATCAGCTTCTTAATAAGTCTTGCTCGGTCTATTTACGTAACGGTTTGACCGAAGGGGCTAATCATAAGAATAGACTGGCCAAGGCTCCTAGCTTTGCCAAAGAAGTACATGAACGCATCAAAAAACAGTGCTTGTCCACTTATTCAGCATTTGACCCCTACGGTCATCATGACCATCTCCAAGAAAGATATGATGCTTTTTCGGACTGGTTGATTGAAGAGTGGAAACTCTGAAATGCTGCTATTGGTGATTGAGTAGGAAAGAGAGAAGAAAAGTAGTGAAGAAGATTCCGACGATGGAATCTCTTCACTACTTTTTGTTATGCTCGAAAACTACCATCACAGTTGATGCTTCCGAAAAGGTTTTAGACATGAATCAAAAAACGCCTTAACTCAGTATATTAAAAGTAATTTACTTACTTTTGACTTATATCCTAACTTCAAAAAGGACAAGACTATTATTGTTGCTGATGCAGTAACTTATATCATTTAAAACTTTTTTTGTTGGAGAAGTAGAAGGGAAAATACTATACTTTGGTGCCTGAGAATACTTCGATATGGTTCCCTAGTATTTTTATATCTACTGGAAGATTATCCGATTTGTCTCCATCAACATCTGACTCTAACTCAACCTCTGAAGAAATCCTAATATTACGCGCTTTGATATATTCGATATTATCGTTACCTACTAGATCCCCTTTTAACAAATCTGGGATAGTCGATAATTTAGAAATGATGGATGCATCTTTTAAAATCAAGATATTTCCATATCCATCTGTATTTTCATCAAATAGTTTTTTGTCTGCATAGTAATTAGATAGAAGAACTAAGACCTGACTAGCTTCACCTTCATAATTGCCATTTTCGCTTTCAATACGAACATTAAATACATCGTCTTCCACAACGGACTTCATCGTATTGATTGCATATGCAAAGATACCGTACTTTGTTTTATCTTCAATATCAACGTTATGAATAGCTTCTGGTAAAGATCCAACACTAAAAATATAGCCAAAATAATTTTGATTAGCTTTTCCAACATCAATGGTTTTAGTAAAATTGAAATCAAGTTCTTCAATCGCTTGATCAATATTTTGGTTGATTTCTAATAGCTTAGTGATTAAATTACCAGTTCCACCAGGAATAATCCCAAGTTTTGGGATGTGATTTTTTTCAGCAATCCCTGAAATAACCTCATTTACAGTACCGTCTCCACCAAAAACAATTACTGCATCATATTTTTCTTTAGAGGCTTTTTCAGCAAATTGAGTTGCATCTTTGGCTTTTTGCGTAATCTTAGTTTCAACATAATCAAAATACTTTTTAGCCTTATTCTCCAAGCTCTCTTTATAATCTAATGCTGTTTCTCCTCCAGAAGTTGGATTAATAATTATCATTACTTTTTTCATTGATATTTTCTCCTATGGACTACTAGTGACAATACTTTTCAACGGTTTCTTATGCTTATCAAATTAATATCTCACATTACTTGTTGTTATTTGGGGATTCTTTTTACTTATCCTTTTCTATTTGTTGAAGATCATCATCGTTTTTATATTGAATGATGTAGTCGACTAATTCTTTTTCAGTTAATCTATCATTTGTTAATTGTGAAACCTGAATCGAGATATTTTTCAAACCATATTCACTTTGTTTGTTAATGATACCTTGTAACTCAGCTTCTGAAAGATATTTACCTGAAATGGTTAGCTTTAGTGTATTGTTTTCTTTACTATATTTCTTTTTCAAAATAGTATGGTTTTCAAATTGATCAGATAGATAATTATTGATAGACTCATTGATTAGCGTATCTCTAACTAAGGTAGTTGCAGAAGCTAAACTTGGAATAATAAGAACAAGCGAGACTA
Above is a window of Streptococcus salivarius DNA encoding:
- a CDS encoding alpha/beta hydrolase-fold protein — encoded protein: MTLLINKDFVCHGIRVTIALPESYDATKTYPAVFLNDGQLDYLGKLADSVILIGLEPKNRLDDFTPWYAQALRPGSPDFGGKLASYHDHLFGYIFKSIAQEFRLDESRMAYGGYSLGGLAAISSLYSSDKMPFIFSICGSFWYSDFVDYCQSHQLLNKSCSVYLRNGLTEGANHKNRLAKAPSFAKEVHERIKKQCLSTYSAFDPYGHHDHLQERYDAFSDWLIEEWKL
- a CDS encoding ABC transporter substrate-binding protein, whose amino-acid sequence is MNKKTFGIALIAAAVLTLTACSSTYKNSTSSSSAAKETVKKTNSETQYPLTVKTYDDQGTELDQVFKKAPEKVITNNLSSTEILIELGLKDKIVGMLNPDNEVTDKYKEDIASIPHIGDKKTISQEAILAYGPDALIGRNMMFSDKSMGTISTWNSNDIPVYTQKASVSTTKQDLNNIIEDVKNIGDIFNVQDKADKYAGQLQKRIDAVKKKNKSSDKDLKKALIMCAYNDETFGTYKSALQESMLNQLGYTNVATGTSDLTLENLVSMEPELIIYVTSDRNKAMDKDATDKMEKNAVLENVPAVKNKKIMTISYDELMDYGPSVIDSLEKVNDFVNK
- a CDS encoding diacylglycerol/lipid kinase family protein is translated as MKKVMIIINPTSGGETALDYKESLENKAKKYFDYVETKITQKAKDATQFAEKASKEKYDAVIVFGGDGTVNEVISGIAEKNHIPKLGIIPGGTGNLITKLLEINQNIDQAIEELDFNFTKTIDVGKANQNYFGYIFSVGSLPEAIHNVDIEDKTKYGIFAYAINTMKSVVEDDVFNVRIESENGNYEGEASQVLVLLSNYYADKKLFDENTDGYGNILILKDASIISKLSTIPDLLKGDLVGNDNIEYIKARNIRISSEVELESDVDGDKSDNLPVDIKILGNHIEVFSGTKV